The Fusobacterium pseudoperiodonticum DNA window AATCTTAAAATATTTTCATATTGCCAAAATTTAAGAATGTATTGTAAAAAATAAAGTTTTTATTGTATAATATAAAACAAAATAATATAAAATATTAACATAAAGTTTTAAATAAAAAACTTAACAAAAGGGAGGACAATCATGGAAGGGAAAAAATATTTTAAAATGATATTATCTGGAGCAATAGGAGTTTTTGTATTACTTTTAATACTTACTAATTGCTATACAGTAGATACAGGGGAAGTTGTTATAATATCAACATTTGGTAAGATAACAAGAGTTGAAAATGAAGGGCTACACTTTAAGATACCATTTGTTCAAAGTAAAACATTTATGGAAACAAGAGAAAAAACATATATTTTTGGAAAAACAGATGAAATGGATACAACTATGGAAGTTTCAACAAAAGATATGCAAAGTATAAAATTAGAGTTTACAGTACAAGCTTCTATTACAGATCCAGAAAAATTATATAGAGCTTTTAATAATAAACATGAACAAAGATTTATTAGACCAAGAGTTAAAGAAATAATTCAAGCTACAATAGCTAAATACACTATAGAAGAGTTTGTAAGTAAGAGAGCAGAGATTTCAAAATTGATATTTGAAGATTTAAAAGATGATTTTTCACAATATGGAATGTCAGTAAGTAATGTATCCATTGTTAATCATGATTTTAGTGATGAGTATGAAAGAGCGATAGAAAGCAAAAAGGTTGCTGAACAAGAAGTTGAAAAAGCAAGAGCAGAACAAGAAAAATTAAAAGTTGAAGCAGAAAATAAAGTAAGATTAGCAGAATATTCTTTACAAGAAAAAGAATTACAAGCAAAGGCAAATGCTGTTGAAAGTAATTCATTGACTCCTCAACTTTTAAGAAAGATGGCTATTGAAAAATGGGATGGAAAACTTCCACAAGTTCAAGGTAATAATGGAAGCACATTAATTAACTTAGACTAGAGAGAAAAGCGTTCTTAATCTAAAGTAAAAAAATAAGTGAGTTACGAATGGAAATTTTAGATAAAAAATTAAAGCAAGTGAGCCGAGTAAATGTCGACATGTCTGAGCGTAGCGAGTTGGTCGAATTTACAGCGAAACGTTAATTTTTTATCGTTAAGAAATTTACTCAGTAACGAACTATTTTTTACTATTTATTATAGGATAGCCTATGTTATTGTAGTTTGATTTTATACAATAAATCTGTGAAGCAAGTTCATTGAAATTAAATAATTCAAGTTCTTCTTCACTTAAGATTTCTTTTAAGTTTCTATTAGAAGTTAAGATTTTTCTTTCATTAAAGTTATCTAATTTTTTTAGATAATTTAAATACTCTTGTCCCTTATTTGAAAAACCTAAAATTTTCACATAAGGGGCTTTATTTTTTACTTTATCTGTAAGCTTT harbors:
- a CDS encoding prohibitin family protein, with protein sequence MEGKKYFKMILSGAIGVFVLLLILTNCYTVDTGEVVIISTFGKITRVENEGLHFKIPFVQSKTFMETREKTYIFGKTDEMDTTMEVSTKDMQSIKLEFTVQASITDPEKLYRAFNNKHEQRFIRPRVKEIIQATIAKYTIEEFVSKRAEISKLIFEDLKDDFSQYGMSVSNVSIVNHDFSDEYERAIESKKVAEQEVEKARAEQEKLKVEAENKVRLAEYSLQEKELQAKANAVESNSLTPQLLRKMAIEKWDGKLPQVQGNNGSTLINLD